A genomic region of Nitrosomonas ureae contains the following coding sequences:
- a CDS encoding YdbH domain-containing protein, producing the protein MVKPLKIGLLVLLSFIIFAGVGLYAFRNSLLEELINDQLRKQGFPLQSVAVLDISLSSFRLHELKAGNNDELQVGKILVNWQLRDLLAGKPALVEISGVEVRLDLNAKRSALDSMQFATAVSGKDIRIPWLPVLSLEDSVIRLHSVAGDVTIAVSGSIVHDHSNTQVIRFDTIISGSVGQAKGGLVATLDAQGNMQGKIAISQGRLNIPGVKISSFSGETAFALTALHLQHVQTDFAFAGISLLEQKLGKPVPAQLRETSTALRLGDAAIDHATLKGSVHRLSGSWNGELDLGVEGGKLIAGPTEIHQLSITLPMQIKFTSDDWRIGLRNSGQIALGKINTEYPLRFRDPPEFSIPQADLSVTGGQHGLALKHNIVVMPANLSVLVKSDKSAEIEANIHPGKITVTGEMDANRNYQGQLALSEASFDLPQSAIQFKNISAILYLNDSEIGNAADFSIGKLRHLASEPLFTDLSITGDVRNKAKQGKSTEYALSVTGGVPGLQFLKIKGAHALDSGNGALKAEVIPLNFLPDSLQPSVFSPVLAQLNNVSGQVSAIAQLKWSTKGVHSSRGALEMRNVSFTHETTKIKDLNIALNLNNLLTPASQPGQKITVKQIDFGVPLENLLVSYHILDTNPPQIALEKAQFFMMDGMISVAPVIIDPAAKYSDMLIRISNIDLESFFNLIKVDGLAGSGHLDGQVPLTIEEDQLTIRNGRLAAKAPGILHFQSQKASQWFASAGEEMNLLLQAMQDFHYTELSLTLDKSVAHDLVAQLSLLGNNPKVKEGQDFRLNIRLETDIDKILQKINYGYSLSHEILRGSFRLY; encoded by the coding sequence ATGGTGAAACCATTAAAGATCGGATTACTGGTTCTGTTGAGCTTCATTATTTTTGCGGGCGTGGGACTTTATGCATTCCGTAACTCCTTGTTGGAGGAGCTCATCAATGATCAGTTACGCAAACAAGGTTTTCCGTTGCAATCCGTTGCGGTTCTCGATATTTCGCTTAGCTCTTTCCGCTTGCATGAGCTGAAGGCGGGTAACAATGACGAATTGCAGGTGGGTAAAATCCTGGTTAACTGGCAGCTCCGTGATCTGCTCGCTGGAAAGCCAGCATTAGTTGAAATTAGCGGTGTGGAAGTGAGACTTGATCTGAATGCAAAGCGCTCTGCGCTGGATTCGATGCAATTCGCTACGGCGGTATCTGGAAAAGATATCCGCATACCGTGGTTGCCGGTACTTTCACTGGAAGACTCAGTGATACGCCTCCATTCCGTTGCCGGTGATGTGACGATCGCTGTGTCGGGCAGCATTGTGCACGACCATTCAAATACTCAAGTGATCCGATTCGATACCATTATCTCTGGTTCGGTGGGTCAGGCGAAGGGTGGGCTGGTAGCAACACTGGATGCGCAGGGAAATATGCAAGGTAAGATTGCTATTTCGCAAGGTAGGCTGAATATTCCCGGAGTCAAAATTTCCAGTTTTTCAGGTGAAACCGCTTTTGCATTAACGGCATTACATTTGCAGCATGTGCAGACCGACTTTGCATTCGCGGGGATTAGCCTGCTCGAGCAGAAGCTTGGAAAGCCAGTACCCGCGCAGCTGAGGGAGACGTCAACTGCATTGAGATTGGGTGATGCAGCCATTGATCATGCTACCTTAAAAGGAAGCGTTCACAGACTATCGGGTTCCTGGAACGGAGAACTTGATTTAGGTGTTGAGGGAGGAAAACTGATTGCTGGGCCTACAGAAATTCATCAGCTATCGATTACCTTGCCAATGCAGATTAAGTTCACCTCAGACGATTGGCGCATCGGATTACGCAATTCTGGTCAAATTGCCCTGGGGAAGATCAATACCGAATATCCTTTGCGTTTTCGGGATCCCCCAGAGTTCTCAATTCCCCAGGCTGATCTGAGTGTAACTGGAGGTCAGCATGGATTAGCCCTTAAACATAATATCGTTGTGATGCCCGCTAATCTTAGTGTATTGGTTAAGAGCGATAAGTCTGCTGAAATTGAAGCAAACATTCATCCAGGAAAAATAACTGTGACGGGAGAAATGGATGCCAACAGAAACTATCAAGGACAGTTAGCCCTAAGTGAAGCTTCCTTTGATCTGCCGCAATCCGCGATACAGTTTAAGAATATCTCAGCTATTTTATATTTGAATGATAGTGAAATTGGCAATGCTGCTGATTTCTCCATCGGCAAATTGCGGCATCTGGCATCTGAACCTCTGTTTACAGATCTATCCATCACCGGCGATGTCAGAAATAAAGCCAAGCAAGGAAAATCAACAGAGTATGCGCTTAGCGTCACAGGTGGTGTTCCAGGTTTGCAGTTTTTAAAGATTAAGGGTGCGCATGCGCTGGATAGTGGTAATGGAGCGCTCAAAGCGGAGGTTATTCCATTAAACTTTTTACCGGATAGCCTGCAGCCCAGCGTGTTTTCTCCCGTGTTGGCACAGTTGAATAATGTAAGCGGACAGGTCAGCGCGATCGCACAATTGAAATGGTCTACAAAAGGTGTGCACAGCAGTCGCGGCGCATTGGAGATGCGAAATGTTTCGTTTACGCATGAAACTACGAAGATAAAAGATCTGAATATCGCGCTGAATTTGAACAATTTGCTAACTCCAGCCAGCCAGCCTGGACAAAAAATCACGGTTAAACAGATTGATTTTGGAGTTCCATTGGAAAATTTACTGGTTTCCTATCACATTCTGGACACAAATCCTCCTCAAATTGCGCTTGAGAAAGCGCAATTTTTCATGATGGATGGCATGATATCGGTGGCACCCGTCATTATTGATCCCGCGGCCAAATACTCTGACATGTTGATACGCATCAGTAATATCGATCTGGAATCATTTTTTAACCTGATCAAGGTCGATGGTCTTGCGGGAAGCGGACATCTGGATGGTCAGGTTCCACTGACAATAGAAGAAGATCAATTAACGATAAGGAATGGGCGTCTTGCTGCCAAGGCGCCAGGAATTTTGCATTTTCAATCCCAAAAAGCTTCGCAATGGTTTGCTTCCGCCGGAGAGGAAATGAATTTGTTGCTGCAAGCCATGCAGGATTTCCATTACACTGAGCTATCATTGACTCTCGACAAATCGGTTGCACACGATCTGGTAGCCCAGCTTTCTTTGTTGGGGAATAATCCTAAAGTTAAAGAAGGGCAGGACTTTCGTTTGAACATTAGGTTGGAAACAGATATAGACAAGATCTTACAAAAGATTAATTACGGCTACAGTTTATCCCATGAAATTCTGCGCGGTTCGTTCAGATTGTATTAA
- a CDS encoding YnbE family lipoprotein — protein MCKIERMTNTIITSVILISCCLVVVSCAPTVKVESPKEPITINLNIKLDADIRVKLEEEAKKDIAANPDIF, from the coding sequence ATGTGTAAAATTGAACGAATGACAAACACTATAATTACTTCAGTAATTTTGATTTCTTGCTGCTTGGTGGTCGTATCTTGCGCACCGACGGTTAAAGTGGAATCTCCTAAGGAACCGATTACGATAAATCTCAATATCAAACTGGATGCTGATATTCGAGTGAAGCTTGAAGAGGAAGCCAAAAAAGATATAGCCGCCAACCCTGACATCTTCTAA
- a CDS encoding YdbL family protein has product MQRISNMIFKKSLPKIFGIILPVLALYAIPVWADSLDNLRASGAIGEASTGYVIAREPGAQAEADAINAKRQAIYQEKAAAQGIDPNQVGKVYAEEIIHKVPAGTWIQINGQWIRK; this is encoded by the coding sequence ATGCAGCGTATTTCAAATATGATCTTTAAGAAATCTTTGCCAAAAATTTTTGGAATCATTCTTCCAGTGTTAGCACTCTATGCAATTCCGGTATGGGCCGATAGTCTCGATAACCTGCGTGCGTCTGGTGCAATTGGCGAAGCGAGTACGGGGTATGTCATCGCCCGAGAACCTGGTGCTCAGGCAGAGGCCGATGCAATTAATGCCAAGCGTCAAGCAATTTACCAGGAAAAAGCTGCCGCACAAGGCATTGATCCCAATCAGGTAGGAAAAGTATATGCTGAGGAAATTATCCATAAAGTTCCAGCGGGAACCTGGATTCAAATTAACGGACAATGGATAAGGAAATAG
- a CDS encoding ABC transporter ATP-binding protein, with the protein MRTLFTYIMVFPRRSAFVLFALLIAGIAEGLSLTALLPLLSIAVGDSGGSGDSGIGKFMEATLQDIGIEPTLDTILIIIVGGMFFKGLVLLLANRQVGYTVAHVATALRLDLIEALLASRWPYYLRQPVGSLANSIATEAYRAANGFEHSVNVLALAIQVMVYAIVALFISWEATLASLVIGLFLLIALNRLVSATRRAGTKQTHLLRHLLTYLSDVLSSVKSLKAMARDNVADAILHEQTQHLEKATRKEVMNRAALTALQEPILAALTASGLYIALVVWELSLPEVMLMVFLLTRILGLLNKTQRRHQQLAAQESAYWALRKAAEDARAAAERSSGTVQPTLQKDIVLQHVKFNYGPKIIFEDLNMEIPVNSFTAVMGPSGAGKSTLLDLLCGLTEPQSGEVRIDNISLHDIHLRQWRHMIGYVSQDTILLHDTVMNNILVGEPALTINDAEQALRQAGAWDFVNALPEGLQTVVGERGGLLSGGQRQRIAIARALAHNPSFLILDEPTSALDPESERTICETLQKLAKSLTIIAVSHQPAVINAADRVFILSNGVAEPLSQAPQNH; encoded by the coding sequence ATGCGTACTTTATTCACGTATATTATGGTTTTTCCCCGGCGCAGTGCGTTTGTTCTGTTTGCGCTATTAATTGCGGGCATCGCCGAAGGATTGAGCCTCACTGCATTGCTGCCACTGCTATCAATAGCTGTTGGCGATTCCGGCGGATCAGGTGATTCCGGTATCGGTAAATTCATGGAAGCGACGCTGCAGGATATCGGTATTGAGCCTACCTTGGATACAATTCTGATCATTATCGTCGGCGGTATGTTTTTCAAGGGATTGGTACTATTGCTGGCGAATCGCCAGGTAGGTTACACCGTCGCGCATGTCGCCACAGCGTTACGATTGGATTTGATCGAGGCTTTACTAGCCAGCCGCTGGCCGTACTATTTGCGACAACCTGTCGGATCTCTTGCAAATTCGATTGCAACCGAAGCCTATCGTGCCGCCAATGGCTTTGAACACAGTGTGAACGTTCTGGCACTGGCTATTCAAGTGATGGTATATGCCATTGTGGCACTATTCATCTCCTGGGAAGCGACGCTCGCTTCATTAGTCATTGGTTTGTTTTTATTGATTGCGTTGAATCGGCTGGTCAGTGCAACCCGTCGCGCCGGTACGAAACAAACTCATTTGTTACGCCATCTGCTTACATATTTGTCTGATGTACTCAGTTCGGTCAAATCGCTAAAAGCCATGGCGCGTGATAATGTGGCCGACGCCATTTTACATGAACAGACGCAGCATCTGGAAAAAGCGACGCGCAAGGAAGTCATGAACCGGGCAGCTCTGACAGCACTGCAGGAGCCTATTCTTGCTGCGCTGACTGCCAGTGGTTTGTATATTGCACTGGTAGTGTGGGAGTTATCGCTTCCTGAAGTCATGCTGATGGTATTTTTGCTGACCCGTATTCTGGGGTTGCTGAATAAGACACAACGCCGGCATCAACAACTCGCCGCGCAAGAAAGTGCTTATTGGGCATTGCGTAAAGCAGCCGAAGATGCACGCGCAGCGGCGGAAAGATCGAGCGGGACAGTACAGCCGACATTGCAGAAAGACATTGTCTTGCAGCATGTGAAATTTAATTATGGACCGAAAATCATATTCGAAGATTTGAATATGGAAATACCCGTCAACTCATTTACCGCGGTTATGGGACCGTCCGGAGCAGGTAAAAGTACTCTGCTGGATTTGTTATGCGGGTTGACCGAACCGCAATCCGGTGAAGTCCGGATTGACAATATATCTTTGCATGATATCCATCTGCGGCAATGGCGCCACATGATCGGCTATGTCTCGCAAGATACGATTCTATTGCACGATACGGTGATGAATAACATTCTGGTTGGAGAGCCCGCGTTGACAATCAATGATGCGGAACAAGCGCTGCGCCAGGCTGGTGCGTGGGATTTTGTTAATGCATTGCCGGAAGGGTTGCAAACGGTTGTCGGTGAGCGCGGCGGTTTACTTTCCGGAGGGCAGCGGCAACGTATCGCGATTGCACGAGCGTTGGCGCATAACCCGTCTTTTCTGATTCTCGACGAGCCTACCAGTGCATTAGACCCAGAAAGCGAACGCACGATTTGCGAAACATTACAGAAACTGGCCAAGAGCCTGACCATTATTGCTGTTTCACATCAACCCGCGGTTATTAACGCGGCAGACCGGGTTTTTATACTTTCGAATGGCGTGGCGGAACCATTATCGCAAGCACCGCAAAATCACTAA